CTTAGCGACTGGTTATGATGCACTGGGTCAGCCAGAAATTGGGCAGATGGTCTTCAAACTACCGAAAATGGTTGATGAAAACGAATTTGTGGTCACTGAGGCCTCTGTCGTTTTAGAGGTTGAATCGAGTCAATCTGTCGAGAGCTCTATGCGCTTTTGTGTCGGCATCATAGATACCAATCCCGATAACGACGTATTACCCGAAATGTTAGAGGAGTTGGAATATGTGGGTTACGAAGTGAGTTCGCAGGATCTCGCACGTCATCATACTCAGACGTTTCTGTTTGACAGTTCAGCAAGGCAACTACTCGAAGAGATGTATTTTGACGAGCGCGAAATACGCTTAGTGATTATGCCCACTTCAGAATCCAATCCGATAGACAGTCGCGTGATTTGGAAAACAGCGCTCTCTGGTGAGTCGATGTCACCAAAACTCGTGCTTACTTACGTCGAACGCAGAAAAACCGCGCTGCCTGGGCCGACTGATCTCACTGCACATGTTGAAGATGGTGTGGTCAAACTGTCATGGACCAACCCTAACGACCCTGCTTGGGTAGGGTGTTATGTGGTAAGAAACAGTTTTCATCCACCCAGAAACTTTTTTGATGGCGTAAAGCTCTATGCGGGTAAGGATAACTATACCTATGACCGCTTCGGTAACAGCAACAAAGCCAAGTACTACTCAGTATTTTCCTATGACGACGTGCCTAACTATTCAACACCTACGACCTTGAGTTTCAGCAGTGATGAGGTGACAGAAGTCTTTTTTCAAGAGTTCGAGGCGCAAGATGAAGTGGAGCAGCGCTACCGTGACGGAGATTGAGTAAGCGGGCGACTAATCAATCACTGGTAGATGAAGCGTTTGGAATAGGATGCTTGGTACAGAGGCGGCTCAGCAGCAAAACCTCGACTTATCAAAGGTCGAGGTTTCTGTCTTTCAGAAACGATGTTAGCGCCACAACGCCAAAGTCGTCTCCCTCAGTAACTTAACTGGTAGTAAGCTAACTGGATGGCAGACATTATTGCCTTCAGACGATTAATTCGTTGCTGGCTCCACCGCAGTAATATTCTGGGAAAGTGTTTTAATCCACTTTCTATTTCTGATTCTTAGCATCACAGGGATCAGCTTGAGTGTTTCCTCCAGCAAGACTGCGGCATAAACATACTGCACGGGCAGCTCAAACCAAAACGTCAGTACCAGCATCAAAGGAATGGCTCCAAACCATTGCGCCACCATATCCAGATACATGGTGAACTTGGTGTCGCCGCCGCTTTTCAGGATGCCCGACATAGACGTCATGGTCACTGAGCGAAGGAATATAGAAGCCAGAATGAAAGGGAAGAGCAGATACACAGCATCCAGCACTTCTGGCTCAATCCCATTGAACAACCCAATGAGCAAATCACGCCCAATCCAAAGTAGGGCAACTATCGTTCCTCCTACCGCAACAGAAGCAATCAAACCCGCACGAACATAGTCATTGAGCTCTTCATGATTATTGGAACCAATCTTCTGACCGACCAACACACCAACAGCGGCAGCACAACCCCAGCTAAACGAACCCAGTAGTATTTCCAAAGGCGCGAGGATCGACATAGCCGCCAGAGCGGTGCCATCAATATTGCCGTAAATGGTGTGATAGGCCGTCATGCCGCCACTCCAGATGATTTCACCGCCAATAATCGGCAGTGCAATGTTTACGAAGGCTACATTCTTGGTTTTCTCCCTCGCCGCAACAAATGAAGATGCCGTAAAGCTAAGTATTCTCTCGAAGGCATGAACATAGAAAAACAGGATCAATGTGGAAGCTGTTCTGGCTACTAACGTTCCCCAAGCTGCGCCTTCAAGACCAAGTGCCGGGAAACCAAAGTGACCGAAAATCAGCAGGTAGTTGAGAGAAACATTAAGGACCAGCTCAAAGACAAAAAGATACAAAATCACTTTTGGCTTTTGAATCGCTCTCAGGCCAGCTCCCCAAATCGCTGAGAAACTCGTGACCAAAACACAGAGAATTGAGATTTCAATATAACTGCTGGCCATCGCTGCAATCGCACCATCATTTGTCATCAACCCGGCAATCTGATCTTTGAAAACAAGTGCAGCGCTGACTAACAGCATGGAAGCGATCACCGCGTGAATCATCCCGATATGAACAGTAACACTAAGACTTTTGTTATCTTTTGCTCCCCAATGCTGGGCACAAAAAATAGTAGTGGCACCAGCAATGCCGACAATCACGTTAGAGACAAACCACAGCACCCGCGAGCCAATACCAGCCGCCGCAACGTTATCACCGCCCAATGCAGAGAGCATGAAGGTGTCGATAAAGCCGAGACTTGCAAACAACACACTGTGCAATGCAATGGGAACGGCAAGGAACAAGATATCCTTATAGGGTTTCATAACCATCCTTGGTTTTTCTTATCTTTCAAGAGTGGCTATTTTCGCTGTAAATTCATAATGATATTGATACATATCAGTCAACATGATGTAGATATCGGTCGATTTGGGGAAGGTAGATGCTATGTAACCATTTAAGTGCTCATATTGAGATTGTCGAGAGAAGAAACTATGTTTCTCAGCTAATTTTGGAAACAGCTGAACAATGGCAGAAGAGAGCTAAACACCTTTTAGCATGTGTGATGAAGTGTATAAAACGCTGTGTGATGTTGAACCGGATAACTTTGAGGGCCGTGTTCTAGAAGAACAAAAATAAGACATCAAAATACTTAATCAAGGCCGAGTATCGAGTGAGGGTAGGTACCTTAGCGACAGTAGGAAGGGGATTTTTGCGCTGCCTGTGGTTCGTGTGAAAACGCTCAAAGACGGAGAAATCCATTGGTTCGAAAATCCCCGACGATCAGAGGTGATACCCGCATTCGTTCAGCTTATTCGACTTTGGTGTGAGTCTATGTTTGAAAACAACAAATCGTTTCACTAAAGACGACATCTCCTTTTCCTCGCCCAGCCAACTCATCATTTGTCCTCATAAACAGTCATGCACTAATCACTAATGCGGTGTTCATTTATTTAATCTTATTGTCTCATAATGCATACGAATGCCTAATATTTTTCTGATTTACCATTCCAACTGACGAAATCTTGGTCAATCCTGAAGAAAGTTTGAGCTTGGAAGAGGTAGGTTTGGATTTGAAATGGAACGTCGCATTTTTTTTAGGGTTGGTCATTTCCCCTTCACTGTCTGCCGAGAACTTGCCTGTGTCGCCATCGACGCAGGCAGAAATTGATCAACAGCAGGAAGCGCGTCTTAAAGCGCTTGATGACGCGCGCCAGTCTCTGGAGAGACTTGTCCCTTTGCCTTCTGAAGTCTCCTCCGCGCCTGTAGATGAAGCTAACTGCTTTGAGGTATCTCAGATCCGCGTGGTTGGCAACAGCGTGCTCTCCACAACAGAAATCACCCAACTTGTCTCGCCGTTTGAGGGGCAGTGTCTGGGGGCGCAAAACATTAACCAAGTCCTGAAAGTACTGACAAACGCCTATGTGTCGAAAGGGTATGTCACCACCCGTGCTGTGTTGGAACCACAGGATTTGGGCTCTGGTACGTTAACTGTCCGTGTGATTGAGGGCGAATTAGGCGGTGTGACCCTCAATGGCGAAGACTCTGATGCGTTTGCCATGGCGCTGCCTTCCTATGAAGGGAAGATCCTCAACCTTCGTGATATTGAACAAGCGCTCGATCAAATTAATCGGCTTCCACGTAATGACGCCAAGATTGAGATGTTGCCGGGGGAAAACCTTGGTGAGACGGTGGTGGCGTTTACGACAGAAGATGCGGGATGGCTCCAAGCTGGGTTGAGCTTTGACAACGGCGGACAAAAAAGCACCGGTGATTCCCAGTTAAGACTCAATCTGACCGGTTCAAACCTTCTCGGTCTGTTAGGCCTTTGGCAAGTTTCCGCCAGCACGAGCAGCGAGTTTTCATCCCGCTTTGACTCACAGAGCCTTCGTGCCGCCTTGTCTGTACCGTATGGGTATTTCACTTTCGGGCAAAGTTATACCTATAGCGACTACAAAACGACTGTCGACAGCAACAATTTTTCATTTATCTCGACCGGGAATACCAGTAATTACACCAGTGATGTGAACTGGTTATTTCATCGTAACAATATCAGCAAATCATCATTGAATCTTGCTCTGAACTACACACGGGAAAAGAATTTTATTGATGATGTTAAGTTGGTGTTGGGGAGCCGTAACCTGGCCAATGCCTCCTTGGCACTCTCTCATGCCAGCCGGCTTGGCAGTGGCTTTTTCACCGTATCGCCCCGTTACGTGCGTGGCGTAAAGCTGTTTAACAGTGAAACGGATGAAGGTAAGGCTACGGGTTCACCGAGTGCAGAGTTCAACAAAGGGGAACTCACGCTTCAGTACACCTTACCCCTAACAAATAGTTTGACCTTCTCTACAACAGGCTTTGGGCAGTGGGCGACCGACACGCTTTATGGCTCCCAGCGCCTGTCTATTGGCGGACTGTATTCAGTCCGTGGTTTTAAAGAGCAGTCTCTGTCCGGTGATGCGGGTTATTACTGGCGGAACGATTTGACTGCCCGCCTGACCGAAGTGCCTTTCTGGGGCTGGATCAGCACAGATATAGCGCTGGATACCGGCGCGATTCACCCCGACGCATCTGATCCCAATGAGCGCGGTCACCTGACGGGAACCAGCGTTGCCTTCTCTACCCGAAACACCGACTTAAATTCTTCATTCGGTGTCGGTTTTCCGCTCGATCACCCCAGTTGGATGACGGTCGATCACTACAGCCTTTACTACCGTTTCAACGTCGTTTTCTGAGGAGCATTAAAGGATGAAAAAGCATACGAACGTGATCTTCAAACCTGTTTCTCTGGCACAAACGGCGTTGGCTTACACGTTATGCGCCACGCTTACGGTTCAACCGGTGTTTGCAAACGTGGTCTCCTCAAGTGCTGAAACACAAGTGACTCAGGCGGGCAACGGTGTCCCTGTCGTGAACATCGCCAAACCCTCTGACAACGGGCTGTCACATAATCAGTTCCAGCACTACAACGTCACGGAAAAGGGACTCATCCTCAACAACTCAACAAAGAAAATTGACCAGTCTCAGCTCGGCGGTTTATTGCAAAACAACCCCAACCTCGATGGTGAGGCCGCAAAGAAAATCCTTAACGAAGTCGTGGGCGCGAACGCAAGCCAACTCAATGGCTATACGGAAGTCTTTGGCCAGTCTGCTGATGTGATTGTGGCGAATCCTTACGGCATCAGCTGTAACGGTTGTGGATTTATCAACACCCCTAACGTCACCCTATCAACGGGTACACCGAACATCACCGGGGGCGACCTCACTGGGTTCAATATTGAACAAGGGAATGTCGCGATTATCGGCAAGGGATTGGATGCTACCAATCAAGATTACTTCTCTATTCTGTCGCGTACTGCCACCTTGCAGGGTGAAGTTAACGCCAAAAACCTTGCCATTGTCACCGGTAAAAATAAGGTCGAATACGGCACCAATCGCGTGATTGAAACCACAGATGATGACAATGACAAACCTGCTTTGGCGATTGATGCGTCAGCCTTGGGGGGAATGTATGCAGGTCGCATCTCTCTGGTGGCGACAGAAAAAGGGGTGGGTGTTAACCTCGCGGAGGTGGCAACAAATGCCGGAGACATAGTTATCAGCGCTGATGGAAAGATATCTCTTAGCCGAACCAGTAGTGCCGCCAATACCCAAATTACCAGTCAGAATGAGGTGATGCTTTCCGGTCAGCACCATGCCGCTGGCAACACCGCATTTACTGCAACGGGAGGTAAGGTGACCACCTCAGGAGCGTCAGTCTCCTCAGGTAATGACATCACTCTCATCGCAGACAGCGTCTCAGCTCAGGGCAGTCAATTTTTGGCAGGCATTCAAAGCGATGGCACCTTAGCATCAGCCGGATCAATAAAGGTTCAAGCGGGGAATTCGCAGCTTTCTTCCTCTACTGTACAAGCTGTCGAAAGGGTCACGATTGACGCCGATGTCCTCTCTACCGACTCGGAGTCTGACCTTGCCGCCAAGGAGGTCGCTGTAAGAGGGGCCCAAACCCTGAAGGGCGAAATCACTGCGACAGACTTCCTGATCCTTGAAGGAGATCAGGTGACGATCACCGCTACCGCCTCGCTCAAAGCCAATGCCCTCACCACCGAAATTCAAGATACCCTGACTGTGGATGGTGAAATTGAGGCCAATCAGGCGAATATTGTCAGCAAAGAGCTAAATATTGGCGACAGCGGTACCTTGTCGGCCAGTAATAACTTAACCGTCTCTGCATCACAGGCGTTGAACAATGAGGGCCGGATTCTGTCCGGTGCAGGATCCACTGTCGATACAGCGGTCCTGACACAGAACGGCGACCTTATTAGCCAAGGGGCGTTAGCCTTGACTGCTGAGCAGGCAAGTCTTACCGGACTTACCCAGTCTGGCGATAAAACCACACTTACATCAGAAAAGGTTTCTTTGGAGACGGGGAGCACATTGCTGGCGGGCGAACAGCTCACTGTCAACGCGACCACATTGGACAATCACGGGCAGATTGCCGGTGGCAAAAACGTCAACCTCACCACCACCGAGACACTCACCAATGCTGGTAAGGTAGAAAGCCAGACAAACGTTACACTAAACGTGACGACATTTTTGACTAACAACGGGGAGATAAAAGCGACCCAAGCTGTCGGGCTGACAGCTGATACGCTGAATGCAAACGGTCATGTCAGTGCCAGTGATATAACAGCAACTGCCAGCGAACTTACGCTCTCAAACAACGCGAACTGGCACAGCCAATCGAAAACCACCGTGAACGCCACGACAGCCAATCACCTTGGTCAGTTACGCTCTGATGGAAGTCTTGCTATCACAGCAGACAGTTTGACCAACGAATCAAACATTCATGCCAACGACAGTGCCATCATAACGACGCAAACCTATACCCAGACAAGCGACGGAGAGGTCAAAGCTGGAGAAGATTTACAGCTCACGGCTTCGGGTGATTTGGTCCTTGGCGGAAAGCTCAATGCCAATAAGGACATTATTCTCTCGGCAGGCACAAGTAGCGTGAATGGGGCGGTGGGTGCTGGCAGAGATGCCCGTTTAAACGCAGATACGGTTACCTTGAACGGTACCCTGTCAGCCACGGAAGATTTAACGGTCTCGACCGTCAATGGTAAGACGTTGACTGTCAATCAAAACGGTGTGCTTAGCGCAAATAGCACAACGATCAATTCCGGCACGCTCAACAATCAGGGGCGAATATTTGCCTCTTACGCGCTGACTGCCAATGTGAACAGTTTGAGTAACAACGGGGCACTGGTGTCTCTCGGGGATGCCACCCTTACCGCCAATGGCAACGTCGTCAATACAGGACTGATTTACACAAAAAAAGATCTCGATATCAACGCCAGTGGAAATGTCTCGAATACGGAAGCAGATATTATTGCGGATGGTGACATTACGATTTCCGGCCTGAATGGCGATACCAGCTTTGCCAACCGCTTCGATAATCTGTCGGGGTATGTGGAGGCAGGGAATGACCTATCAATTGCTGCTGGGACGATAAATAATGCAAGGAAAGTGCTTGTTATTAATCGAACCAGCGCCCCAATTTCACTGAGCCCACATAACAATGCTGATTCGTTTGAACTGCGCTCAGATTCGAATTCAGAACACGCGCCACGTATCTCTTCTGAAGATTGCTACTGCTCTGAAAACCATACTTTTTATTACGTTACAGCACATCCCAAAACAATCAATGTTGTTACCGAAGACCAAACAGTGACGATTGAGTCACTCACTGAGACCTCACAATTATTAGCAAACGGGAATTTACAGATTTTTGCTAATCACGTTATTAATGATGCGAGTTTAATTCATTCCAACAAGGGAGCGTCTATAGCGGCTAAAGTTGTTGATAACATTGGTTATCAAACAGGTCGATTTAAACAAGAATCTGAGTATCATTTTGATGGATTTACGACAAAATCGAGTAGCAGCCGTTTTGATTTCTACCGCTATTTTACTTTCAACAGGACGGCTCAGTCTACGGAGCGCACGAACACCCAAACCTTATACTCCACCATCAGCGCAGGTGGCAACCTGTCGATTTCAGGCAGCAAGAACTTAACCAACAGCGTAGAGAAAAGTAACGCCAACGCCTACAACGGAAAGAATACAGCCGTTGATAAGTCCGAAGGTGAGCGCTTTGGCGGCGGCTTTGGTGTGACCCCGTCATCGGGTGGTTCCGTCAATCTGCCTTCTGGCAAGATGGATAGTGTTAGCAGCAACCCGGTCGCATTCCCAGCTTTCACACTTCCGTCTAATCCCAATGGGTTGTTCTTTTACAGTGATGGCCCTGATAGCCAATACCTGATTGAGACCAATCCCGCGCTGACCAACCTCGACCAGTTCTATGGCTCGGATTACTTCTTTGATAACCTGGGCTTCTCGCTATCCGCCGACATCAAGGTGCTGGGTGATGCGTATTACGATACCCGTATTATCTCCCAGGCGATTTTCGAACAAACCGGCAAGCGATACCTGACCGCTGATGTCGGCGGCAACCTTGAGCAAATGAAACAACTGCTCGACAGCGCAGCCATGCAAACTGCCGCGTACAATTTAACCCCAGGTGTTGCGCTGACGGCCAATCAAATTAACCAGTTGACCCACAGCATGGTGTGGTATGAGCCGGTTGTGGTGAACGGGCGGGAAGTACTGGCGCCCAAGCTGTATCTCGCCAGTGTGAATGAATCCAGTTTGGCACAAATCGCTTCCGTGTCCGGTGCTACTGTTCGCGTTGAGGCGGGCGATATCAGCAACAGCGGCAGCATCAATGCAGCGTCTAACCTGACGTTGGTAAGTCATAACGAAATCGCCAATATTGCCGGAGAAATGGTTGGGGGTGGTGATACCACGCTGATAGCGAAAAACGATATCCGCAATATCAGTGGCTCGATCGCCGGTGATAACGTCAGCCTTACCAGCGAAAGCGGCGATATCATTAACCAGACCTTTGTGCAGCAGCAATCTGTGCAGAAAGACGGCACAGTGACCACAAATTCCCATGCCAGCGACATTGTCACTACCCAGACGGAAGTCGGTGATACGGCCAGCATTCAGGCGAGCGGTAACCTGACCCTGAATGCAGGAAAGTCCATTAATAACACCGCCGCTGAATTGAAAGCCGGCGAAAATGCCAGCTTGAACGCCGGAGAAAACATAGTGATTGCAGCCCGAGAGCTGCGCACTTATGACAGCTTTGATGGCGCTTATAGACAAAGCGCAGACCTTGAGACTTCAACACTTGCCAGCCATGTATCAGCAGGCGGCGATCTGACACTAAATGCCAATAATGACATTGACGTGCAGGCGTCCACCCTCGCTGCTGGCGACACACTGGCACTCGCCGCAGGTGATGACATTTCACTTGCAGCGACCCAAAACCGTGATGAAACCTCATCGTCCCGATATGGCAAGGTAGACATAGCGAAAGACTTAACCCATCAGGGCGCGGCCTTGAGTGGTAACAATGTCTCTTTAAACGCCGGCGGTAATATCACCTCCACAGCAAGTACTATCGCAGCAGACAACAATGCAGCTTTGAAAGCGGATGGCGACATCGCCCTGCTTGCGGCCAATGACAGTCAATACCGTTACTCTCGGGAGGAAACCAAAAAGTCTTTTGGCCGCAAGAAAGTAGAGACTAATGAATCCCTCAAAGAAACCGTGGTCGGTGCGGACATCAGTGCTGGAAACAACATCACCATTCAGGCTGGAGATGGCTTAACCACGAGTCTGGATGAAAGCGCGATATCTGTGGTGGGCTCGGCGCTGGACGCGCAAGGTGACGTGACCTTGGTGGCGGATGGTGATGTGACCATTCAGGCGCAGGAATACCGTGAGTTCTCCCGCCACGAAACCATCAAAAAAGGCTTTGGCGGTCTTTCCTCAAAGCAATCGGTCGATGCGACTTCCAAACAGGCGCTGGATGCATCAGAGCTGCTAAGTGCCCAGAACATCGTCGTGAAATCCGGCGAGGATTTGCAGGTATTGGCTAGCGATATCGTGGCAGACGGTGACGTCAATCTGCAAGCATTGGACGAAGTGCTGATTGCCGCAGGTGAAATGGTCACCCAGTCTGAGCAGTGGACCAAAGAGTCCAGCTTCTTCAGTGGCGGTGATTTATACAGCCAGTCTTTCGACCTTCAGGGTGAGGAGCACACTACGGCCGCACAAAGTCAGGTGCAGTCAGGTGGTAACCTCACGGTCAACGCGGGTAGCATCAAAGTCGTGGGCTCAGAGCTGGGTGCCGGTGAAAACGCTGCGCTGACGGCAGACACCGGCAATGTGGACATTTTGGCGGCCAAAGAAAGCCATACCACTTACGAAGAGCATGAGAAGATCTCTATCAGCGCCGGTGATGTGCTGACAGAGCTCATGGACACCAGCAACTACACCGATTCACTGGAAAGTGGGCAGGCCAAGTTCAAGCTGGCTGAAGCGACCTACGACAAAGTAGACACCCGTACCGACGAAACCACTCATCAGGGCTCAAGTCTGGTGGCGAACAGTGACGTGGCTATCGATGCAGCCTCTGATATCAACATTGAAGGCTCAACGCTAGTCGCAGATGCAGATGCCAATCAGAACGGTGACCTGACGCTGAAAGCAGGTGATAGTGTCCGTATTACCGACGTGACCAACTCCCGCCAAACGCAAACCGAAGAAACCCACGGCAAAGCTGAAGTGAGCGTGGTGGTGCAACATCAGGCGGTGGAAGTGGCAAAAGCTGCTCAAGCATTGCAAGAATCCACCAAAGCCTTGAAGCAGGCGAAAAATGACTATCGTCAGTACAAAAAACAGCTGGATACCCTAAACACGACCCTTTCCAAACTGGAGCAGGAGCTGGCGGCTAATCAGCCCGGCGTCACGCAGGCCGATATTATCGAACTGAAAGGCCTGATTGCGGATGTGAAAGGCGATGAGGAATGGTATGTCAGCGGCATTGCGCTTGCGACTGCCGACGTAGTTGCGAAAGGGTTAGCTGTTTATCAGCAAACGGCAGCTGCGGGGCAATCAGCCGCGACCTATGGTTTCAATGCCGGTATTCAGTTAGATATCGAAGGCAGTAAAACCCAGACCGAGTCCCGCCAGACCACGTCTCAGGCGTCGCAGTTGGCCGGTAACAACATTACTATTCAGGCTGGGAACGAGAAAGGCAATGAAGCCATCATCAAAGGCAGCCACCTCGCCGCGACGGACTCGCTCTCTATCGCTGCCAACGAAGTGAATCTGCTCGCTGCGCAGGAAACCAGCCAGTCAAGCAGCAACAATAAAACGGTATCAGGTTCCGTTCAAGCCACCGCCTATGGTGCGACATCCGGTATATCCGTCAGCCTTAACGGCAGTGAGAGCGAGAGTCAGTCGTCCTCTACCACCCACATTAACAGCATCCTGACGGCAGACAATATTGCTATCACCTCCACCGGTGATACCACCGTACGTGGTGCCAATGTGGATGCACAGAGCGAGCTTGCCCTGAATGTGGGCGGCGACCTCACCGTGGAATCAGTGCAGGACAGACACAGCAGCAACAATAAATCGCGGGGCGTCAGCGCGGGCATTAGCTTAGGTGGCGGCAAAGTAGACAGCAACGGCGTCGTCGATGTCGCGGGCAGTGAGGGTAACGTCACGGGTGCCAATGGCGGCTTGAATGCTGGCAGCGGCCGCACTTATCAGACTGACACTGTTCTTACCAGCCTCAACGCTGGCGAAACCGCCACCATCAAGGCTGATGGCCACACCCAAATCAATGGCGCGCTGATAGCGACCGTGGATGAAGACGGCAAAGACGCAGGAAACCTGACGTTAGAAACAGAGACTCTGGGCTTCAGTGACCTGAAAAACACCACCTACGCACAGAACAGCGCCATGGGCATCAGCACCGGTGTGGGGATAGGTAAAGAAACAGGTGTAGGCGGGAAAAAGACCGACAACACCGAGGTGGATTCCACCTACAACAGCTCCACCCTGCAATACCAAAACAGCAGTGATTACAGTGTCACCAAATCCCTTGCAACAGTGGGTAAAGGGAATGTCAGCGTGGGCGGCGACAGCAACAGTGACAGCCTGACGGCGCTGAACCGCGATGTGGAGAACACGAAGAAAGACCTGTTCTCCGTCGAGCGCAATGAAGGGAATGTGGATGTCACGGTTGACCATAGGTTGTTGACGGAGAAGGGGCGGAAACAGATTTTACTTGATCTTAAGCGCACGTCTTTGTTGGGAGAGACGTTGGCTGATGTCATCTCAGAAGATTCGGTAAAACTTGAGAATACGCTTGAGCACATCGACGTTGTCCAGAAGGAGCTGGATGTAGAACTGCTGCTTGCTGGTAGCAATGGCGGGGAAGCACTGGTCACACTCAACAACCTTGATACCGCAGAAGCGATTGATAAACAGTCTGCCCTCAGTGCTTATGCCGCAGCGTATGCCGAAACCTTTGGCATCTCTATTGAATCTGCCACCGTCATTGCTTACAGCAAGTTTGTGAAAGGTGTGCACATTTCGGGAAGCGAAGGCGCAACCATTGCTCTCAACGACGAAGCGTTAAACAACGCCCGAGATTACATGGAAACGCTGGGCCATGAAGTCACCCATGCCTTAATTGACCAAGGGGCTATTAAGCCCCGCGATTCCTATACCGCAGAAGAAGAGTACGCCTCACTCATTGGCGAATATGTAGCTGATAACTATGCCTTTGCGCTTGAGCATGGTGGGCTGGGTGAAATCCGTGAAGGGAATGTTAATGCGAATTTGGGGAACGCAACATCCACTCAAATAAAGGCCAACTGGGACACAATCAAAGATACGCCCATTTCTCAAATCGACTTTGAAACGGTAAGAGAAAGTGGCTACGAAAATTTAGCCCAATTGTTCTCCAACCATCCAAAAGGTAAAGACACGACGTTTCAAGAAGTCACTCAGTTGGCTGATGACATCGCATACATCATGACGTATGGAGACGGAGCCTTAGCCAACTCAGGAGCAGCACCTCATGAGAAAATGGATTATGTGATTGAGAAGCTGGAACAAAATGGCGCTGACCCATCTACCATCTCGGTACTCAAAGATTATCAATCGAAAGTGGGTGATTTAGTCGTTGGTCCAGACGAAGGACAGAGAGAAGCCCTTAACCGAGCTGTATCAACCTTGACGACCGTCGGCTTGATAGACCTTGTGAGAGATCCTTCTGACGACCCTCGTGTGAATCACCTGAAAGAGACATGGGACAATGCGTTTGCGATAGCCGGGGCGGGAGTTGGCGCTCTTGAAGCAAAAGCGATAGGGCAAGGTTTGGCTGAAGCCCTTCACGGTGTCGGGTATGCGGTTAAAAATCCGGAAGAATTTATTGCTCTCGCAAAGGCGACAGGCGCGGATATTGCGGCACTACCGAAGAAAGTTGTTGATAGTTTGTATGAGGGGTATCGAGATAGAGCTCAAACGACTTTTAGGAATGATAACCCAATTGATAATTTTGGTTATGTAGATGCTGAAATTGGTTTGTCTAAGCTTGATAGTGATTCTGCTATTTTAGTTGCACGGCAACAAGATCAGCTGCTGGAGAAAACTGAGTCTCCGTCGTTAAATACTG
The nucleotide sequence above comes from Grimontia kaedaensis. Encoded proteins:
- a CDS encoding MATE family efflux transporter, with translation MKPYKDILFLAVPIALHSVLFASLGFIDTFMLSALGGDNVAAAGIGSRVLWFVSNVIVGIAGATTIFCAQHWGAKDNKSLSVTVHIGMIHAVIASMLLVSAALVFKDQIAGLMTNDGAIAAMASSYIEISILCVLVTSFSAIWGAGLRAIQKPKVILYLFVFELVLNVSLNYLLIFGHFGFPALGLEGAAWGTLVARTASTLILFFYVHAFERILSFTASSFVAAREKTKNVAFVNIALPIIGGEIIWSGGMTAYHTIYGNIDGTALAAMSILAPLEILLGSFSWGCAAAVGVLVGQKIGSNNHEELNDYVRAGLIASVAVGGTIVALLWIGRDLLIGLFNGIEPEVLDAVYLLFPFILASIFLRSVTMTSMSGILKSGGDTKFTMYLDMVAQWFGAIPLMLVLTFWFELPVQYVYAAVLLEETLKLIPVMLRIRNRKWIKTLSQNITAVEPATN
- a CDS encoding ShlB/FhaC/HecB family hemolysin secretion/activation protein — its product is MDLKWNVAFFLGLVISPSLSAENLPVSPSTQAEIDQQQEARLKALDDARQSLERLVPLPSEVSSAPVDEANCFEVSQIRVVGNSVLSTTEITQLVSPFEGQCLGAQNINQVLKVLTNAYVSKGYVTTRAVLEPQDLGSGTLTVRVIEGELGGVTLNGEDSDAFAMALPSYEGKILNLRDIEQALDQINRLPRNDAKIEMLPGENLGETVVAFTTEDAGWLQAGLSFDNGGQKSTGDSQLRLNLTGSNLLGLLGLWQVSASTSSEFSSRFDSQSLRAALSVPYGYFTFGQSYTYSDYKTTVDSNNFSFISTGNTSNYTSDVNWLFHRNNISKSSLNLALNYTREKNFIDDVKLVLGSRNLANASLALSHASRLGSGFFTVSPRYVRGVKLFNSETDEGKATGSPSAEFNKGELTLQYTLPLTNSLTFSTTGFGQWATDTLYGSQRLSIGGLYSVRGFKEQSLSGDAGYYWRNDLTARLTEVPFWGWISTDIALDTGAIHPDASDPNERGHLTGTSVAFSTRNTDLNSSFGVGFPLDHPSWMTVDHYSLYYRFNVVF